In the genome of Sneathia sanguinegens, one region contains:
- a CDS encoding DNA-directed RNA polymerase subunit alpha, whose amino-acid sequence MLNIEKIAKNIRLSEEKINQYSAIYTLEPLYRGYGNTIGNALRRILLSSIPGSAIKGIKIEGVLNEFTTLDGVKEAVTDIILNVKEIVIELDEPGEKRMSLSVKGPKVVTAADIKAEMGINIINPDQVIATITTDREFNMEFIVDSGEGFVVSDEISKEGWEIDYLAVDAIYTPIKKVNYTVKDTMVGRVTNYDKLILEIETDGSVEIHDALSYAVELLLTHVKPFTNIGNSMSKYRGDVEEEQEVEVAEPNTYGDMKIEELQLSVRATNGLKRAKINTIGDLAKLTLAELEKVKNLGKVSLKEIIEKLKEYGFNIE is encoded by the coding sequence TTGTTAAATATAGAAAAAATAGCTAAGAATATAAGATTATCTGAAGAAAAGATTAATCAATACTCAGCAATTTACACTTTGGAACCATTGTATAGAGGTTATGGAAATACAATTGGTAATGCATTAAGAAGAATACTTTTATCATCAATTCCTGGTTCAGCAATAAAGGGAATAAAGATAGAAGGAGTTTTAAATGAATTTACAACATTAGATGGTGTAAAAGAAGCTGTTACTGATATAATATTAAATGTTAAGGAAATAGTTATAGAACTTGATGAACCTGGTGAAAAGAGAATGTCTTTATCAGTTAAAGGACCTAAGGTAGTAACTGCTGCAGACATAAAAGCAGAAATGGGAATAAATATTATTAACCCTGATCAAGTAATAGCAACAATAACAACTGATAGAGAATTTAATATGGAATTTATAGTAGATTCTGGTGAAGGTTTCGTTGTATCTGATGAAATTTCAAAAGAAGGTTGGGAAATAGATTATTTAGCAGTAGATGCAATTTATACACCAATAAAGAAAGTAAATTATACAGTTAAAGACACTATGGTTGGGCGTGTTACTAACTATGATAAATTAATATTAGAAATAGAAACAGATGGAAGTGTTGAAATTCATGATGCTTTATCATATGCAGTAGAACTATTATTAACTCATGTAAAACCATTTACAAATATAGGAAATTCAATGTCAAAATATAGAGGAGATGTTGAAGAAGAACAAGAAGTTGAAGTAGCTGAGCCTAATACATATGGTGATATGAAAATAGAAGAATTACAATTATCAGTTAGAGCAACTAACGGATTAAAGAGAGCAAAAATAAATACTATAGGAGATCTTGCAAAATTAACTTTAGCAGAGCTTGAAAAAGTTAAAAACTTAGGTAAGGTTTCATTAAAAGAAATAATAGAAAAACTTAAAGAATATGGATTTAATATTGAATAA
- the rplQ gene encoding 50S ribosomal protein L17: MNHRKSYRKLGRRTDHRLAMLKNMTISLIESEKIETTVTRAKELRKFVEKVITLGKKYNSTEEVAKQIHLRRQAFAFLRNEAAVVKAFKEIAPKYAQRNGGYTRIVKTDVRRGDSAEMAIIELV; encoded by the coding sequence ATGAATCATAGAAAATCATACAGAAAGCTTGGAAGAAGAACAGATCACAGATTAGCTATGTTAAAAAATATGACTATTTCTTTGATAGAATCTGAAAAGATTGAAACAACTGTTACAAGAGCGAAAGAATTAAGAAAGTTTGTAGAAAAAGTAATAACATTAGGTAAAAAATATAATTCAACTGAAGAAGTTGCGAAGCAAATTCATTTAAGAAGACAAGCATTTGCATTTCTTAGAAATGAAGCAGCTGTAGTAAAGGCATTTAAAGAAATAGCACCAAAATATGCACAAAGAAATGGTGGTTATACAAGAATAGTAAAAACTGATGTAAGAAGAGGCGACTCAGCTGAAATGGCAATTATAGAGCTTGTATAG
- a CDS encoding GNAT family N-acetyltransferase codes for MKINIRHINENDKEVYLKFANTFYNSSACLHPVPEENLEKSFYFMLNNNIYSELFFIEADEKPVGYCMISKTFSQEAASMVLLVEELYIVDTHRSLGIATKVFNYLFDKYKEFGRIRLEVMKGNERAIKLYKKLGFVNLDYLQMIIDR; via the coding sequence ATGAAAATAAATATTAGACATATAAATGAAAATGATAAAGAAGTATATTTAAAATTTGCAAATACTTTCTATAATTCAAGTGCATGTTTGCATCCTGTTCCAGAAGAAAATTTAGAAAAATCTTTCTATTTTATGCTTAATAATAACATATATTCAGAACTATTTTTTATAGAAGCAGATGAAAAACCAGTAGGTTATTGTATGATATCAAAAACATTTTCACAAGAAGCTGCTTCTATGGTTCTATTAGTAGAAGAACTATATATCGTAGATACACATAGATCTTTAGGAATAGCGACTAAAGTATTTAATTATTTATTTGATAAGTATAAGGAATTTGGAAGAATAAGATTAGAAGTAATGAAAGGAAATGAAAGGGCTATAAAACTATATAAAAAACTAGGCTTTGTTAATTTGGATTACTTACAAATGATAATTGATAGATAG
- a CDS encoding YadA-like family protein, with protein MKKTAIIYFLLIAISTLGFSENTNNKAYGKNNIFLKDSEGNNIIGKDNIIGGKSNEINDKYLIDIFLQSRNKSKEEILDIIFKNLAQKYSKISEIIKQNKSKKDDVIKKKIIEKLNLNYEYTKYDYELINCLISRRRKGLYGVKALKDIIREERFSKILDFLITDENKNKSEEEIKEYLGNMENYLNNNLILGKRNKIDFAKNSVVLGNNIEIENSNMDGSVVIGNDNKAIGSGSIVIGDNSKTLNMYSIALGYNCESLGQNSITIGDKSLALSKFSIAFGTNAKVYKEAGIAIGTSTVVNTKGGIALGINSLADDASEEEGYSPYNEIDKKYQKVDIMNLDNFKGNYFQTMRKNTIWKANSGVLSIGSDKNSSIDAFITRQISNVAAGYYDTDAVNVAQLKELKTYVDNSTPFEYATTEGKSLYKFKNKYYTLDNQEYKGEVKIKAKELFKLSNIKSSLNDKNTSRTPSENSSNKNDVLVVEDLDNIKKDIKELKDFKNKFNDVSEKSNLAMNGISNAVAMANLPQVNKNSECNLMVAYGFYGNSHSVALGLGGTKNMFSYKLSGSINNSGNIAVGLGLGVSLKKSDNSIENLSKVEKEFKEYKEQSERRINTYIKQMDEYKAKLEKLEKLLLELKK; from the coding sequence ATGAAAAAAACTGCTATAATATACTTTTTATTAATAGCTATATCAACTTTGGGATTTTCAGAAAATACTAATAATAAAGCATATGGGAAGAATAATATTTTTTTAAAAGATAGTGAAGGAAATAATATTATTGGTAAAGATAATATTATAGGTGGTAAATCAAATGAAATTAATGATAAATATTTAATTGATATATTTTTACAAAGTAGAAATAAAAGTAAAGAAGAAATATTGGATATAATATTTAAAAATTTAGCTCAAAAATATAGTAAAATTAGTGAAATAATTAAGCAAAATAAGAGTAAAAAAGATGATGTAATAAAAAAGAAAATTATTGAAAAATTAAATTTAAATTATGAATATACTAAATATGATTACGAACTAATCAATTGTTTAATTAGTAGAAGAAGAAAAGGCTTATATGGCGTTAAAGCCTTAAAAGATATTATTAGGGAAGAAAGATTTTCAAAAATATTAGATTTTCTTATAACAGATGAAAATAAAAATAAAAGTGAAGAAGAAATAAAAGAATATTTAGGTAATATGGAAAATTATTTAAATAATAATCTTATCTTGGGTAAAAGAAATAAAATAGACTTTGCAAAAAATAGTGTTGTATTAGGAAATAATATTGAAATTGAAAATTCAAATATGGATGGAAGCGTAGTTATTGGTAATGATAATAAAGCGATAGGTTCTGGGTCAATAGTAATAGGAGATAATTCTAAAACTTTAAATATGTATTCAATTGCATTAGGATATAATTGTGAAAGTTTAGGGCAAAATAGTATAACAATAGGTGATAAATCATTAGCCTTAAGTAAATTTAGTATAGCATTTGGAACTAATGCAAAGGTTTATAAAGAAGCAGGAATAGCTATAGGAACTAGTACTGTGGTTAATACTAAAGGTGGTATTGCTTTAGGAATAAATTCACTTGCAGATGATGCTAGTGAAGAAGAAGGTTATAGTCCATATAATGAAATTGATAAAAAATATCAGAAAGTAGATATTATGAATCTTGATAATTTTAAAGGTAATTATTTCCAAACAATGAGAAAAAATACTATTTGGAAGGCTAATTCAGGTGTTTTATCAATTGGAAGTGATAAGAATAGTAGCATTGATGCATTTATCACAAGACAAATATCAAATGTTGCTGCAGGTTATTATGACACAGATGCAGTCAATGTAGCACAATTGAAAGAATTGAAGACTTATGTTGATAATTCTACACCATTTGAATATGCAACAACAGAAGGAAAAAGTTTATATAAATTTAAAAATAAATATTATACCCTTGATAATCAAGAGTATAAGGGTGAAGTTAAAATAAAGGCAAAAGAATTATTTAAATTATCAAATATAAAAAGCTCATTGAATGATAAAAATACTAGTAGAACTCCTAGCGAAAATAGTTCTAATAAAAACGATGTTCTTGTAGTTGAAGATTTAGATAATATAAAAAAGGATATAAAAGAACTTAAAGATTTTAAAAATAAATTCAATGATGTTTCTGAAAAATCAAATTTAGCAATGAATGGAATATCTAATGCAGTAGCAATGGCAAATCTTCCGCAAGTGAATAAAAATTCTGAATGTAACTTAATGGTAGCTTATGGTTTCTATGGAAATTCTCATTCAGTGGCATTGGGTCTTGGTGGAACAAAAAATATGTTTAGTTATAAATTAAGTGGCTCTATTAATAATTCAGGAAATATTGCAGTTGGTTTAGGTTTAGGTGTAAGCTTAAAAAAATCTGATAATTCAATAGAAAATTTAAGTAAAGTAGAGAAAGAATTTAAAGAATATAAAGAACAAAGTGAAAGAAGAATAAATACGTATATAAAACAAATGGATGAGTATAAAGCAAAGTTAGAAAAATTAGAAAAACTTTTGTTGGAATTAAAAAAATAA
- a CDS encoding YadA-like family protein: MQKSAVVCLVISILASVSYVADSNTTTEGAYNLIFNSSLNNKINGHDNVVGGNYNEVNDEFLDIAIANKNKSEEEIKKAISDKLANDYKDVLAIVKANKAKSDGEILNAIKESKGVKSYEIVKYNFSLINGIIKNVKEGKLTKDEDILYKAFDPYNIYNKNVIKKVIEKKDKDDKEIKKDLVKSGNYLNNNTLLGYSNKAKNSMRSVVIGDGAEVENSNSDGNVAIGNSAKAKGQAATAVGPRSSALNDTTTALGYGTMSLGKGSTTVGSNATAYGTYGLALGTNSKVIGEQGTALGYSAEVFGEGSVALGSSSRADKASDKDGYRPYSAIDGKYKGITREKLREIAQKDRKKLPEAMEAMKNDRVWKANLGVVSIGDPRYGTRQIANVAAGYYDTDAVNVAQLKELKTYVDNSTPFEYATTEGKSLYKFKNKYYTKDNKEYTGEVKIKAKELFKLSNIKSSLNDKNTSETTPSENSSDKNDVLVVEDLDNIKKDIKELKDLKDKFNNVSEKSNLAVSGISNAVAMSNLPQVNEESKYNLSAAYGYYGSSHSVAVGFSGTNNRRNVVYKLSGSINSFGHVAVGLGVGVAIKKYDKSTENLSKVEREFKEYKEQSERQIKEYKERLERLEKALLELKK; encoded by the coding sequence ATGCAAAAATCAGCCGTAGTTTGTTTAGTTATATCTATTTTAGCTAGTGTTTCATATGTTGCAGATAGTAATACAACTACTGAGGGAGCATACAATTTAATTTTTAATTCAAGTTTAAATAATAAGATAAATGGTCATGACAATGTTGTTGGTGGAAATTACAATGAAGTAAATGATGAATTTTTGGATATTGCAATAGCAAATAAAAATAAGAGTGAAGAAGAAATTAAAAAAGCAATTTCAGATAAATTAGCTAATGATTATAAAGATGTTTTAGCTATTGTTAAAGCCAATAAAGCCAAATCTGATGGTGAAATACTAAATGCTATAAAAGAAAGTAAGGGTGTAAAAAGTTATGAAATTGTAAAATACAATTTTAGTTTAATAAATGGAATTATTAAAAATGTAAAAGAAGGAAAACTTACAAAAGATGAAGATATACTATATAAAGCTTTTGATCCATATAATATTTACAATAAAAATGTAATAAAGAAAGTAATAGAAAAGAAAGATAAAGATGATAAAGAAATAAAGAAAGACCTTGTAAAATCAGGTAATTACTTAAATAATAATACTTTATTGGGTTATTCAAATAAAGCAAAAAATTCTATGAGAAGTGTTGTAATAGGAGACGGTGCAGAAGTAGAAAATTCTAATAGTGATGGAAATGTTGCAATTGGTAATTCTGCAAAAGCAAAAGGACAAGCAGCAACAGCTGTTGGACCTCGTTCAAGTGCTTTAAATGATACAACAACTGCATTAGGTTATGGTACTATGAGTTTAGGAAAAGGTTCTACAACAGTTGGTAGTAATGCAACAGCATATGGAACTTATGGGCTTGCATTAGGAACTAATTCTAAAGTAATTGGTGAACAAGGAACAGCATTAGGATATAGTGCTGAGGTTTTTGGAGAAGGTAGTGTTGCACTTGGTTCTAGTTCAAGAGCAGATAAAGCTAGCGATAAAGATGGATATAGACCATATAGTGCTATAGATGGAAAATATAAGGGAATTACAAGAGAAAAATTAAGAGAAATAGCACAAAAGGATAGAAAAAAATTACCAGAAGCAATGGAAGCAATGAAAAATGATAGAGTATGGAAAGCAAATTTAGGTGTAGTGTCAATAGGTGATCCTAGATATGGAACAAGACAAATAGCCAATGTTGCTGCAGGTTATTATGACACAGATGCAGTCAATGTAGCACAATTAAAAGAATTGAAGACTTATGTTGATAATTCTACACCATTTGAATATGCAACAACAGAAGGAAAAAGTTTATATAAATTTAAAAATAAATATTATACAAAAGATAATAAAGAGTATACTGGTGAAGTTAAAATAAAGGCAAAAGAATTATTTAAATTATCTAATATAAAAAGCTCATTAAATGATAAAAATACTAGTGAAACTACTCCTAGCGAAAATAGTTCTGATAAAAATGATGTTCTTGTAGTTGAAGATTTAGATAATATAAAAAAGGATATAAAAGAACTTAAAGATTTGAAAGATAAATTTAATAATGTTTCTGAAAAATCAAATTTGGCTGTAAGTGGAATATCAAATGCAGTAGCAATGTCAAATCTTCCACAAGTAAATGAAGAAAGTAAATATAATTTATCAGCAGCATATGGTTATTATGGAAGTTCTCATTCAGTAGCCGTTGGCTTTAGTGGAACTAATAATAGAAGAAATGTAGTATATAAGTTAAGTGGGTCTATTAATAGTTTTGGACATGTTGCAGTTGGTTTAGGTGTAGGTGTAGCAATAAAAAAATATGATAAGTCTACAGAAAATTTAAGTAAAGTTGAGAGAGAATTTAAAGAATATAAAGAACAAAGTGAAAGACAAATAAAAGAATATAAGGAAAGACTTGAAAGATTAGAAAAAGCCTTGTTAGAATTGAAAAAATAA
- a CDS encoding peptidase U32 family protein: MNIIGPAGNYEKLEAAIKAGATEVYFGLRGFGARRNNDNLGFKELLDAIDYAHLRGVKCLLTLNTIMKDIELKNVIKNFLPIYEHGIDAVIVQDLGLISILKENFKDLTLHGSTQMTVSNHIEANFLKSIGLSRIVLARELSFEEIKKIRENTDIELEVFVSGAMCISYSGNCYISSFIGGRSGNRGMCAYTCRKQFKQDDNKLRYTLSPNDQLLTFNEIKKLEEIGINAIKIEGRKKNENYVFETVSYYRDVLNNINRPSLSYKLFNRGYSKGYFYLDDKLMNLNYSSNFGYLLASVKNNKIHLYDELETGDGIQFVNSNFQTISGEFVNKIIQNGKKVTKATKDSYVNLDIPKNTAFIYKNYSKKLNDEIKQKIQNTKRTIDIQAKLKAILGQPLSLTFSYKNFCVEVQTITLNELCKKNISENDIYNKISELGDTTFKLTNLELNYDKVSFIPFSELKEIKRQASEKLKNLILNSYHKAKVEVKYETFPKTNEKKDFIISALVENKEQERACKDFGIKKIYHSGYDISKEKNLNTPEIKNVGTLAYNFEQLLRGKKQNIIQSTNWNMNIFNNYSLNFMAKFSNIDTVFLSPELSYKQLKHLTSNSIKKGLVIYGYLKGMYIEHDLLKKSYMQIQGEFYDRYILRKNKLNNVELYLYKPMNLIPKLDLIENLGIDELRLDFTFENYEQVLKILNSLKKRSGTYNPYAFEMGVS, encoded by the coding sequence TTGAATATTATAGGTCCAGCTGGAAATTATGAAAAATTAGAAGCAGCTATAAAGGCTGGGGCAACTGAAGTATACTTTGGCTTAAGAGGCTTCGGTGCAAGAAGAAACAATGATAATTTAGGTTTTAAAGAACTATTAGATGCTATAGATTATGCCCACCTTCGTGGTGTAAAATGTCTTCTAACCCTAAATACTATTATGAAAGATATAGAATTAAAAAATGTAATAAAAAATTTTTTACCCATATATGAACATGGTATTGATGCTGTCATAGTACAAGATTTAGGTTTAATTTCTATTCTTAAAGAAAATTTTAAAGATTTGACCCTTCATGGAAGTACACAAATGACAGTTTCTAATCATATAGAAGCTAATTTTCTTAAATCTATAGGTTTATCACGTATTGTTTTAGCAAGGGAACTTTCTTTTGAAGAAATAAAAAAAATTAGAGAAAACACAGATATTGAACTAGAAGTATTTGTTTCTGGGGCTATGTGTATTTCATATTCTGGTAATTGCTATATAAGTAGTTTTATAGGTGGTCGTAGTGGAAATCGTGGTATGTGTGCATATACTTGTAGAAAACAATTCAAACAAGATGATAATAAACTAAGATACACCTTATCACCAAATGATCAATTATTAACTTTTAATGAAATAAAAAAATTAGAAGAAATTGGTATTAATGCCATAAAAATAGAAGGTCGTAAAAAAAATGAAAATTATGTATTTGAAACAGTTAGCTATTATCGTGATGTATTAAATAATATTAATAGACCTTCACTTAGTTATAAGCTCTTCAATAGAGGCTATTCAAAAGGGTATTTTTACCTTGATGATAAACTTATGAATTTAAATTATTCATCTAATTTTGGTTATCTTTTAGCAAGTGTTAAAAATAATAAGATACATCTATATGACGAACTTGAAACTGGTGATGGTATTCAATTTGTAAATAGTAACTTTCAAACCATATCTGGTGAATTTGTTAATAAAATAATACAAAATGGTAAAAAAGTTACTAAGGCAACAAAGGATTCATATGTTAACTTAGATATTCCTAAAAATACAGCTTTCATTTATAAAAATTATAGTAAAAAACTTAATGATGAAATAAAACAAAAAATACAAAATACGAAAAGAACTATTGATATACAAGCAAAATTAAAAGCTATTTTAGGTCAACCCCTTTCTCTAACTTTTAGTTATAAAAATTTTTGTGTAGAGGTTCAAACCATAACTCTTAACGAATTATGTAAAAAAAATATTTCTGAAAATGATATATATAATAAAATATCAGAATTAGGTGATACTACTTTCAAGCTTACAAATTTAGAATTAAATTATGACAAAGTTAGCTTTATTCCCTTTAGTGAATTAAAGGAAATAAAAAGACAGGCTAGTGAAAAATTAAAAAATTTAATTTTAAATTCTTATCATAAAGCTAAAGTTGAAGTTAAATATGAAACTTTTCCTAAAACTAATGAAAAAAAAGACTTTATTATTTCTGCCTTAGTTGAAAATAAAGAACAAGAACGGGCTTGTAAAGACTTTGGAATAAAAAAAATATACCATTCAGGTTATGACATATCTAAAGAAAAAAATTTAAATACACCTGAAATTAAAAATGTAGGTACCTTAGCATATAATTTTGAACAATTACTTCGTGGAAAAAAACAAAATATTATACAATCTACTAATTGGAATATGAACATATTTAATAATTACAGTCTTAATTTTATGGCAAAATTTTCAAATATTGATACTGTGTTTCTTTCACCTGAATTAAGTTATAAGCAATTAAAACATCTTACATCCAATAGCATAAAAAAAGGACTTGTAATTTATGGTTATTTAAAGGGTATGTACATAGAACATGATCTATTAAAAAAATCATATATGCAAATACAAGGTGAATTTTATGATAGATATATCTTAAGAAAAAATAAACTTAATAATGTTGAACTTTATTTATACAAACCAATGAATTTAATACCTAAATTAGATTTAATTGAAAACTTAGGAATAGATGAATTGCGTCTAGATTTTACTTTTGAAAATTATGAACAAGTTCTTAAAATTTTAAATAGCTTAAAAAAACGAAGTGGAACATACAATCCCTATGCTTTTGAAATGGGTGTATCATAA